The Flavobacterium commune genome contains a region encoding:
- a CDS encoding lipid A deacylase LpxR family protein: MRLITVLFFNMFFLFSVVVSGQHTAVEIGVVTDNDLYTSSKNDQYYTNGLEIFYRYLSKKEKPQLLKKINEIRIGQYMYSPRFIYKDEEQMFDRPFAGYLFGEFASTNFYANQSVFKKHIQLGYVGPNSFADKIQSETHKLFDYTAFEEWDYQIKNTLGIQTYFMFSKPVFNALKSKTIDFRWQSEAKLGTIFTSLSTGFVGRIGIKKLVPFSDSNFYGASLNKANGLLDSELYFYVLPTVNYQFYDATIQGSLFNDNSPVTFDIIPFRFNAETGLRYRRKNLNLSYAFVYRGKELKFYRNIGYFYGSISVSYIFR, from the coding sequence ATGCGACTAATAACAGTACTTTTTTTCAATATGTTCTTTCTGTTTTCGGTGGTGGTATCGGGGCAGCATACTGCGGTTGAAATAGGTGTTGTTACCGATAATGATTTATATACTTCTTCTAAAAACGATCAGTATTATACCAATGGTTTAGAAATTTTTTATCGGTATTTGTCTAAAAAGGAAAAGCCTCAACTTTTAAAAAAAATCAATGAAATAAGGATAGGACAGTATATGTACAGCCCCCGGTTTATTTATAAAGATGAAGAGCAAATGTTTGACAGGCCTTTTGCGGGTTATCTTTTTGGGGAATTTGCCAGTACTAATTTTTATGCCAATCAGTCTGTGTTTAAAAAACACATTCAACTGGGGTACGTAGGGCCAAATTCTTTTGCTGACAAAATTCAATCAGAAACACATAAATTATTTGATTATACCGCTTTTGAAGAATGGGATTATCAAATTAAAAATACGCTGGGAATACAAACTTATTTTATGTTTTCTAAGCCAGTTTTTAATGCTCTGAAGAGTAAAACAATCGATTTTAGATGGCAATCGGAAGCAAAGTTAGGAACCATATTTACATCACTTTCAACCGGATTTGTTGGCAGAATCGGGATAAAAAAATTAGTTCCTTTTTCGGATTCCAATTTTTACGGAGCTTCACTAAATAAAGCCAATGGTTTATTAGATAGCGAATTGTATTTCTATGTTTTGCCTACAGTTAATTATCAATTTTATGATGCCACCATTCAGGGAAGTCTTTTTAATGATAACAGTCCGGTTACTTTTGATATTATTCCTTTTCGTTTTAATGCCGAAACAGGTTTAAGGTATCGCCGAAAGAATTTGAATCTTTCCTATGCTTTTGTTTACAGAGGGAAAGAACTAAAATTCTACAGAAACATCGGTTATTTTTATGGTTCTATTAGTGTGTCTTATATTTTTAGATAA
- a CDS encoding DUF6377 domain-containing protein, giving the protein MFKFWTSILVIFFPLFLFSQAGIDSLLKELDAVIDKSELYHDKKEAEINKLRSLLKLTSTEVHKYEIYEKLFTEFKFYQSDSALNYARKSLAVANTLKDLTKINTAKINLASIMGTLGMYKEATDILYRFDIKSTPEIKSLYYGVNSSIYLNMAEYAASNQEKEKYDLLTMKYRDSTFQSDAVGSNSYFITQANKLFEKGKYDETIRLLENYFSKMDDNNTDKAVVAYIISQTYFRKKDLQQEKKWLILSAISDLQLEKKEYISLRSLAFMMYKEGDIDRAYKYIKRSLDDALFCNARLRTYEISKMMPIINDAYQKQNDTNRNQLITFLVSASILSLFLMVVLFLLFKQMKKLSKAKQEISSTNAQLVALNNELHLFNEKLNETNNTLKEANLVKEIYIGRYMDQCSVYISKLDEYRRKLNVIVSSGKTAELVKVIKSKEFIEEELKDFYHNFDKTFLLLFPNFIEDFNNLLVDNEDIKLKQGELMNTELRIFALIRLGISDSVKIAEFLRYSLSTIYNYRTKLRNKALGPRDEFEANVMRIESTNK; this is encoded by the coding sequence ATGTTTAAATTTTGGACTTCAATCCTTGTTATTTTTTTTCCATTATTTCTTTTTTCTCAAGCTGGAATAGACTCATTATTAAAAGAGTTAGATGCTGTTATAGACAAAAGTGAATTATATCATGATAAAAAAGAAGCCGAAATTAATAAACTGCGCAGTCTGTTGAAACTGACTTCTACAGAGGTTCATAAATATGAAATTTATGAAAAGTTGTTTACTGAGTTTAAGTTTTATCAATCGGATTCAGCCTTAAACTATGCCAGAAAAAGTCTGGCGGTTGCCAATACTTTAAAAGATTTAACTAAGATAAATACGGCAAAGATAAATCTGGCTTCTATCATGGGAACCTTGGGGATGTACAAAGAAGCTACTGATATATTGTACCGTTTTGACATTAAATCCACTCCCGAAATTAAGAGTTTGTATTATGGTGTGAATAGCTCTATTTACCTTAATATGGCCGAATATGCTGCTTCAAATCAGGAGAAAGAGAAATACGATTTGTTGACGATGAAGTACCGCGATTCGACCTTTCAGTCCGATGCTGTGGGTTCAAATTCCTATTTTATTACTCAGGCTAATAAACTTTTTGAAAAAGGAAAATACGATGAAACAATTCGCTTATTAGAAAATTATTTCTCTAAAATGGATGATAATAATACTGATAAAGCGGTTGTGGCTTATATCATTTCGCAAACTTATTTTCGAAAAAAAGACTTGCAACAGGAAAAAAAATGGTTGATTCTTTCGGCAATATCCGATTTGCAATTAGAGAAAAAAGAATACATTTCTCTTCGTTCGTTAGCGTTTATGATGTACAAAGAAGGTGATATTGATCGTGCTTATAAATATATCAAACGTTCACTGGACGATGCGCTTTTTTGTAATGCACGTTTAAGAACCTACGAAATTTCGAAGATGATGCCCATCATTAATGATGCTTATCAAAAACAAAATGATACTAATCGCAATCAATTAATTACGTTTTTGGTGAGTGCCAGTATTTTATCGTTGTTCTTAATGGTTGTTTTGTTTTTGTTGTTCAAACAAATGAAAAAATTATCCAAAGCTAAACAGGAAATTAGTTCTACAAATGCTCAGTTAGTTGCACTTAATAATGAATTGCATCTTTTTAACGAAAAGTTGAATGAAACCAATAATACATTGAAGGAAGCTAATTTGGTAAAAGAAATTTACATCGGTCGCTATATGGATCAATGTTCGGTTTACATTAGTAAATTAGACGAATACCGTCGAAAATTAAATGTTATTGTCAGCAGTGGAAAAACAGCCGAATTGGTAAAAGTGATAAAATCAAAAGAATTTATTGAGGAAGAATTAAAAGATTTTTATCACAACTTTGATAAGACTTTCTTATTACTTTTTCCTAACTTTATTGAAGATTTCAATAATTTGCTGGTTGACAATGAGGATATTAAGTTAAAACAAGGCGAATTGATGAATACCGAGTTGCGAATTTTTGCGTTGATTCGTTTAGGGATTTCAGACAGTGTGAAAATAGCGGAGTTTTTACGTTATTCATTATCAACTATTTATAATTATAGAACTAAATTAAGAAATAAGGCTTTAGGACCTCGTGATGAATTTGAGGCAAATGTGATGCGTATAGAATCAACAAATAAGTAA